The genomic DNA GGAATTCCTCAACACAAAATGGCTTTAGTTGTAATGgcaatgcattattgtgataagcaATATCGTATCATGATTGGATTTACTGAAATTATAAGGTCATTAAAAAGAACTTCACATAAAATTTGTtcacaacattttattgcacCGTGTAACAGTTGTATAACATCAGTTATTTATCTACATTATGATGTGTATGATCgtttaacatttgttttaagCTCAAAACTATACAGTTATGTACCTAgtacaaataagtaaaaaagatCCAATCAATAAAGCATATGTTTTacttaacttacataaaaatataattaaaataattgcaatCTGATAGTATTCATAGCTACCtaacgtaaaatatttaaattaatagtcATCacagaaagtttaaaaaaataattagattaAAAGTAACGTGAGAAATAGacattgtatatttgtttgtaaactctttctTGCACAAAGAAAACACCAACAAAAAAAGAAGTAGGTAAAAATAGAGACGCGTACataggcggacttatcccagaaaGGGATTTTTTCCAGTCAAacaagaattaaaaattaagaaaaatatattacaaaaatattatttcactatgtatgtcattatttttaagccTCGAaacaaaaagaggggtgttataagtttcatcgctaagtgtgtctgtctgtgtacgtggcaccgtagctcataaACGGGTGAACcaatttggatgcggttttttttatttgatataaatctTTTATGTGACGGTTCtcagatatgtttgatcaaaatcggttcagccgttcaaatgttgtagcaaaatgaatattgaaagtcgggagtttttttaatttgtccaacGAAACAAACTTGTTCACACTGATGTGAAATAAGGctaggtaattattttatatctcacataaaaaataatatacaaaagtattaaaatgcAAAGAAAGGTTACATAGGTAGTTTTctaaaagtttaaatagagtaatcacaaataatttatttacaacactGAAGGAAGCACAAAGGTTTGAAATGCACAacacagagtaagaatttacAGATATTACTATGATTTCGGTGGTTAGTGATATAAAGTACAACAACAAGTTTCTAGTTAAACTGTTTCAGTTTCAAATTtgcctataaaatattacgagTGAAAGAATAAtctaattaaagtttttttctcTCACAAGTctcattaaataaacaatcttacCATAAGTCGTCTTTACagcaatatgtatttttagtaaattaatttcactgttaataaatgttttattttacaatgcttgtgataatatttagtttattttcgaTAACAATACGACGAGTAAGTACTGTGACGATCGTTTACATGTTAAGACTCGAAAGAAAAAAACCTACTTTACAATGTCCcgtgtgaaataaaatagcagATACACTGAAGCTAGCAGACGAAGCGAGTCTTTTGTTGTCATCTCTGTTCCGCATTGAgggacatttatttttttaatttattcattgcaaaatatttattgcttagaacattttcatcaatggaggaaatatcaaaattgaaaTGTGTAATCATCAGCTACAAGagttcaataataaattaagtcataggtaattaatcataaaaaattaagaattggAAGTCATTGGGAAAATCGTGTCAATGACACTTTAAAGTTgccacaataaaataaataaataaataaatgtatcaatGCTATTTTGATATTCTCTATTTTCCCGTTGCATAGTGGGAgaaccgattttttttttaattgagcATTCTCAAAATGTTATTCTTTATAAGATTGTAATAATtctattacttttaaaaaatataagtatagtatGTGGGTACCTATTACgtagatttgttttattatttattttttcactctaaataaatgtaaataaaaattagaccCAACGAAAGTATATCGATTATTAAACGGTTTTATTTAgcttgtttaataatatagaatttaaCATTTGCAATACGTAGTCAATTTGGAATTTTAGTATTGTAAGAAATAGCTATAGTCAAggtaattttagtagaaaagTGTAAAAGTACCCTGGGAAACAATGTTACATGTCTCTAATGGTAAACgcctacataatatatttttagatcctaatctaaataaaagtataaaacaatgtaaaaattataattttgtgcgAAAATCACTATAGAGTATAAAATTCTACTTTTGTTTGTGTCTAAAAGACAGACATAGATGTGGTTTAATGCTTAGAATCACAAAACTGTAGAATCAATCATCAGTGaacaataatatcaatattaatcaCAGTAATTTTCAAGAACTAACAAGAAACATGCACACTTTTTTGGTGATATTCATTTACTAACGGTACCTTTTTATGACGTCATCGACAGACAATGAACTTTCCCATAAAGTTTGAGCTATCAACCCAGGTGTACAAATTCACACTGAAAAGTGGAAAAATCAGTTCGTTTATTCTATCATAATACTGTGTATTTTTAGCAATTTTCAACCAATTACTTAAGTAGCAGAAAATTtaatctcatttattttccaaacattTTAGAAGATATTGCTAGTTGGCAaaattaggtaagtactaaGTTTCCAGGCCACAGTTTtgaaacatgaaaatataacttacttTTACTCTCatcgaaattaatttacagAGGTCGCGTTTAAATGTCTTTCTAGTAAagattgttatatatatatacggcTTAATAATTTCACTTATTGCAGATTTCTATGTGAtcgattaaaattaacaaataaataaagaaatacgaGCTATCGTACAATATTCCTAAtttaatctattatattttcccattatatttcttttcttgGCAACAAtagtaaatgaataaatttatgaatctTATGAACAAAATATTCAGGCAATCATTTTAGGTTATCAGTGTAGCAGATTAATACCAACTTTCCacgttaatttataatatgactGACTAAATGTCTACTTCGCCACAATGTGTAACATTGGCCTACACTCAGTGCTAAGCTATCACGCAGCGAGTGTCGTGGGAGCCGGCGGCCCCTCCCGCCGACGATTCTGGGGGGGGCTCTGCCGACCGCCCGCCCCCGCTCCACTCCAACGCATCAATCATCTCCATCAACTCCTTAAAAACAGCTATCACTCTCCAATTATATTTCGCCGAGCACTCCACATACCCACATTTCCAGTGTTTACGAACTAAATTAACGATATTTCGTCTTTTTTCCCTGGAATCGCCGCAAGCGCTTTCAGCTAATGCAAGTTGTTGCAAGCCGCTTGCAGCCGACGGTGTGTTGCTGCACAGCAGATCCTGTTTATTACCAACGACGAGTACGGGAACGTTCCTCATGTCCCTACTTTCAACCATTTGGTCTCTCAATGTCCGTATGTATTGGAAAGTCTCAACATTTGACAGATCGAACACGAGAATGTATGCAGTAGCGTTTCGGAGACCGTAAAATCGGTAATGAGCCCACTCGTAGTACGAGTTTATGGGAAAGTATGGTATAACCGGCACGTCTGTTATTTTGACTTCGTAAAGGTGTTCGTTGATGATCACCGAGGGGTAGAAAGTGTGTTTTCTGTCTGTTGGCACGTATTCTTCGGAGAAGTCACTCCACACGAATTGCTGTAACAAAAGTTTTCAGTTCATTATAGAGACCGGGTATAGTCCATATATCCTAATCTAACTAAGTATAATGGGGCGAAGCGGATGACTCGGCAGAAAAGAAATCTTACTAAAGTATTAGTTGCGCTGCTCTCGATTCCTGTAGGAATTTTGTGGTAAGAAGTATATTCGTAAGTCTAATTGTATGCCAGATTTTGACAATACCACGCAGTAGTTCTAgcattaacaaaacaatacatataaaaatttcttaaaatgtgtatttatactaaattaataaacatatttcccACTCtaacaattttcatttattttatatagaattgtttttatacagaccccttaattataatttatactgAAGGTACATATGGGAAGCGTAtctattttctctttatttacGTAGGACTTTTGTTTGAAAACATGCGTGTTAACTCGGTGCTAAAATTGTTCTTATATAGCAAACAGCGTTATCTTCTCTTCAACAAAAAATTAcgtattcatattatttcgCTTTTAAATAGTTAACTGGAAGAAATctttccatggaattagtcGCCGGGTGCTAGtgctttttctgtttcttttgtctttgtgttttcttacacaataaagttatttcaaacaaacaaattatctAATTAACTATGTAGTAAAGGATTCTTTCAATTTTCGTAAGTATTGGTACGCACTGTTTGTACCTTCGCTTGTCCCAAATACCCAAAACACAGTGGATCTCATTTTCAGATCCACTTAGGATCTTAAGCCGTAACCGAGTTAGTTAATGGATAGCCCAAGTTTGGGACCCTTAATCAAGATTCTAATGAATGAATCTTATACAGAGGTTCTACCTCacgtatataaataagtttccTTCAACTGGGTAACATTTGCTTTTGTATAGCCAGCGGGCAACCGCATTGGCGATCCAATGCGGTTATTGAAGCAGAAACTgactttgcccagcagtgggactcaaaATTGCGCTAAAATATATGGTCAGAAGCGGCGGTAGACAaaaggtgaaaaaaaaatctaactaaCAATGTAAATCATTTCACTTTACttattctcaaaaaaaaaaaagatgacaACATTCGCCAGGTGAATTTTAGAAGCACGAAATCGAAGTCCACTTAATCGGTTTTCTCCAATATTTTTCTGGATTGTTTctgcattaataaaaaaaaaaataagcgtCGAACGAATGCATCGATCGATCGTTTTTCATTGGtaaatttgtttcaaaacaaaatgtatgaagtgatcttcgattgcgtgagaatcgggcTCCGAATGCACGAGTCCATGAGATTTGAACCAATCGACCACCGTCAGACTTCTCGTAACACTTCAATTGCGTTGTCGTGGTTTTCAGGGCTATGAGGCTGTGGAGTcaggggtcagcgtaaaaaagaAACCTTACAATTTCCaatattcggctgtgattttacgaccggttACCAGCCTAACTTTAGCCCTCTTTAcgaatgttattttttgtcagcTTTGGCCGCCGTACCTGGGCTATGTGTCctttagtcacctcgtacgacttCCACGGGAGTATATGGGGGGCTAATTTAGGGCGGAACGATACGCTGCAGTAcaaactattaataatataagctATTAATTACGATTAATAGTTCAAACCATAATTGTCAATTAACCCAAAATCATGGCCACCCGATCTTAAACTAATTAAACTACACCAAACTGCGTCGTTAATCAAGCATGTAATTTCGTAATCAGGAGCCAAATCAGCTCACTGGATATGACAGACTTCACTGGAACAGTAAAATAACgcctttaatatattaaatttaattactctGTTATCTTAATTTTGATATCGCAACGTTATAGAatgttttgattgaaatttgatttatttttaagagttATTTGTACTGTGAGTCCATTCGGTTTTTGCGATATTTTCTCTCAGTCCCCAAACATAGCCAGCTTGTGTAGGTACTAGCCTAGTAACAATAGGTTGTCAGGAAGACACGAAATggacatttatattaatataaatgaaaacaaattcaaaacataactataaaa from Plodia interpunctella isolate USDA-ARS_2022_Savannah chromosome 21, ilPloInte3.2, whole genome shotgun sequence includes the following:
- the LOC128679384 gene encoding ras-like protein family member 10B isoform X2, which gives rise to MRYKRRTSQATRNSRHSDKKYTIQLDLDYLERGGASMTVGGAPSVEPSPDSLDLIKVVLLGAPAVGKTSIIQQFVWSDFSEEYVPTDRKHTFYPSVIINEHLYEVKITDVPVIPYFPINSYYEWAHYRFYGLRNATAYILVFDLSNVETFQYIRTLRDQMVESRDMRNVPVLVVGNKQDLLCSNTPSAASGLQQLALAESACGDSREKRRNIVNLVRKHWKCGYVECSAKYNWRVIAVFKELMEMIDALEWSGGGRSAEPPPESSAGGAAGSHDTRCVIA
- the LOC128679384 gene encoding ras-like protein family member 10B isoform X1 yields the protein MNRFDNSNRQDKDDENPRGNCTKPNKILELDLDYLERGGASMTVGGAPSVEPSPDSLDLIKVVLLGAPAVGKTSIIQQFVWSDFSEEYVPTDRKHTFYPSVIINEHLYEVKITDVPVIPYFPINSYYEWAHYRFYGLRNATAYILVFDLSNVETFQYIRTLRDQMVESRDMRNVPVLVVGNKQDLLCSNTPSAASGLQQLALAESACGDSREKRRNIVNLVRKHWKCGYVECSAKYNWRVIAVFKELMEMIDALEWSGGGRSAEPPPESSAGGAAGSHDTRCVIA